The following coding sequences lie in one Notolabrus celidotus isolate fNotCel1 chromosome 20, fNotCel1.pri, whole genome shotgun sequence genomic window:
- the aatka gene encoding serine/threonine-protein kinase LMTK1, with protein sequence MLCYLDEFENTEGEEYQADLSALASPSSQNGPEVYILPLTEVSLPVSKQPGRSIQLLKSSDLGRHSLLYLKEIGHGWFGKVLLGEVNAGLSTTQVVVKELKASASVQDQMQFLEEVQPYRTLQHPALLQCLAQCSEVTPYLLVMEFCPLGDLKSYLRSCRLADSETPDPLLLQRMACDIASGLLQLHKYNFIHSDLALRNCLLTSEMSVKIGDYGLSHSRYKDDYFITQDQIWVPLRWIAPELIDEVHGNLLVVDQTKSSNIWSLGVTMWELFELGNQPYRHYSDRQVLTYAVKEQQLKLPKPQLQFPLAERWYEVMQFCWLQPELRPSSEEVHLLVTYLCAKGSSEAEEDFEQRWNALRPNLLGSTSHTATTTALVLTPTPASAERPGADQTQAVELASSASSSFPLLEHFSDSFHSDTGDDLLTVTETSHGLNFEYKWEQARSEQPYCSSSTSGPLGQGNPHYQDIYYSSKGSISGGCKSDSLTSGISPSYYEPEHPGVVPVLSAHSPSVSSEYYIRIEEPVECNINLDDSVADYSPGLEASSSRLSSDSRTGSSMAQPSSYWSTADNTKPPAYDSDSSPTVHLTMEPLLRHASSTSPVKLSHSINCFSSSQDDTVYCEHSSANKARRQSCISEQDTSPESRSNLLHPVGLLENPRSLSQAVSSPSLGFCDPYLEASTCRGLVNESCHNMMGPIRKTVPIVNHISVDVETDDGLLVGRQRGDDIEDDLYSEEEATNWTSNHSANNNSLSFDSRQTVSGNDSYLDLQYMNTELWSLTKATTRTFQSSRSGGMLEDEGGDSGCNSASKSTELGSYIHLCHKEREEAATQMERNVTAGNPRSIDSFSSSSINARGTDVGKMEGQLLPKADRLYSEPKMIPESSYKKSPSSFKEPQTGQTGTLSVKQRGNIWEGVSTGISVGLGDKRLSYPEMSESSRALDSGLGVRESSMSLAELGDYSEDDEDDITDITSGIFADFNLDYVEVEEDELSPLKNPKRTPDSVDTIILSSSMASPCDQAFSPDPFNTPVLPKSLDSGYDTENNESPEFIFKELGDSLGGERSPRLGGEPEMVLQMGLGQAVCTSTCISELQLKGLIDKSPYRDSAYFSDYDAENERSPHDEGDKVYAGPTDRAEKMSSVGDDVFFPRQFNNEEHLTYLRHIKTSVLVNLSEVDPSSPNPLATPGLSMLSPFPPEMGGCLTKESAPADDDLGLEHSGEEPTSDLSSSIGPEASSTVQEASGNHAEGNRKEQDYSPVQSLHSDSTITDYRDDAHKENDGSTEEEELPEFNHVKEETEVRREGVGINEEDFEDIDAGECDSQDSLCEESNGAADLSTSSSLLELCGEDVRAPLEEAEGEDDSDDSESDEELRTYNIQDEDSEESEEDFTAVPVVVSDCSRARHLRSLLKMPTLLSKSFCEELERKKKAVSFFDDVTVFLFDQESPTGELADFTFSTGTEASGEEVSEEKNSDQLQPDPEVEAQSLETSCASQETEANNSGEGGGYEWEDDLSPKSSPDTIPETESSPSPTPNSPETPKPTAVALNRFMVSRFSITHVSDPHLGSAAGNSEDGPKD encoded by the exons TCCAGCTGCTGAAATCATCAGACCTCGGCCGTCATAGTCTACTCTATCTAAAGGAGATCGGACATGGCTGGTTTGGCAAg GTTCTGCTTGGCGAAGTCAATGCAGGCCTCAGCACCACCCAGGTGGTGGTTAAGGAGCTGAAGGCCAGTGCCAGCGTCCAGGATCAGATGCAGTTCCTGGAGGAGGTGCAGCCTTACCG GACTCTCCAGCACCCTGCCCTCCTGCAGTGTCTGGCACAATGCTCAGAGGTCACTCCTTATCTGCTGGTCATGGAGTTCTGTCCTCTG ggtGATCTGAAGAGCTACCTGCGCAGCTGTCGGCTGGCTGACTCCGAGACTCCTGACCCATTGCTCCTCCAGAGAATGGCGTGTGACATTGCGTCAGGGCTTCTGCAACTCcacaaatacaactttattcACAG TGACCTGGCCTTGCGAAACTGCCTGTTAACTTCAGAAATGTCGGTGAAAATCGGAGACTACGGCCTTTCCCACAGCCGGTACAAG GACGATTATTTTATAACACAAGACCAGATTTGGGTTCCCTTGCGCTGGATTGCACCTGAGCTCATAGACGAGGTCCACGGAAACCTGCTGGTCGTTGACCAGACTAAATCCAGCAACATATG GTCCTTGGGGGTGACTATGTGGGAGCTGTTCGAGCTGGGAAACCAGCCGTACAGACACTACTCTGACAGACAGGTGCTGACATATGCTGTGAAGGAACAGCAGCTCAAACTACCCAAACCTCAGCTCCAATTCCCCCTGGCTGAGCGCTG GTATGAGGTAATGCAGTTCTGCTGGCTGCAACCTGAGCTGAGACCCAGCAGTGAGGAGGTACACCTCCTTGTCACATACTTGTGTGCCAAAGGCTCCAGTGAGGCTGAGGAAGACTTTGAACAACGCTGGAATGCCTTGAGACCCAACCTGCTGGGCAGCACCTCCCACACAGCTACAACCACAGCCTTAGTCCTGACCCCTACCCCTGCCTCTGCCGAACGTCCCGGTGCAGACCAAACCCAGGCAGTGGAGCtggcctcctctgcctcctcctccttccccctcCTGGAGCACTTCTCCGACAGCTTCCACTCTGACACAGGGGACGACCTACTGACTGTCACAGAGACCAGCCATGGCCTCAACTTTGAGTACAAGTGGGAGCAGGCTAGATCTGAGCAGCCTTactgctcctcctccaccagtGGGCCTCTTGGCCAGGGGAACCCACATTATCAGGATATCTACTATTCAAGTAAAGGAAGCATCTCTGGAGGCTGCAAGTCTGACAGCCTCACCTCAGGCATATCCCCATCTTACTATGAACCGGAACACCCAGGTGTGGTCCCAGTGTTGAGCGCCCACAGTCCCTCAGTCAGCAGCGAGTACTACATCCGCATAGAGGAACCAGTAGAGTGTAACATTAACCTAGACGACAGCGTGGCGGACTACAGCCCAGGACTGGAAGCCAGCAGCAGTAGGTTGTCCTCTGACAGTCGGACTGGTTCATCCATGGCACAGCCCAGCTCTTACTGGTCAACTGCTGACAACACCAAACCTCCCGCCTATGACTCTGATTCAAGCCCCACTGTCCACCTAACCATGGAGCCACTGCTGAGACATGCATCCAGCACCAGTCCTGTAAAGTTAAGCCACTCAATAAACTGCTTCTCATCTAGTCAGGATGACACAGTTTACTGTGAACACTCTTCAGCAAACAAAGCACGCCGCCAATCCTGTATATCCGAACAGGATACATCACCAGAGTCAAGATCAAACCTCCTTCATCCTGTCGGTCTTCTAGAAAACCCTCGAAGTTTATCACAAGCAGTTAGCAGCCCCAGCTTAGGGTTCTGTGATCCTTACCTTGAAGCTAGCACATGTCGTGGCTTGGTAAATGAAAGCTGCCATAATATGATGGGTCCCATCAGAAAGACAGTACCCATTGTCAACCACATAAGTGTCGATGTAGAGACAGACGATGGCCTGCTGGTGGGCCGGCAGAGAGGCGATGACATTGAGGATGACCTTTATTCTGAAGAAGAGGCCACTAACTGGACCTCAAACCATTCCGCAAACAATAACAGTCTCAGTTTTGACAGCAGACAGACGGTCAGTGGGAATGACAGCTATCTGGACCTTCAGTATATGAACACAGAGTTATGGTCTTTAACCAAGGCCACTACAAGAACCTTCCAAAGCTCCCGGTCTGGTGGCATGTTAGAAGATGAAGGGGGAGACTCTGGTTGTAATTCTGCCAGTAAGTCCACTGAATTAGGTTCATACATTCACTTATGTCACAAAGAAAGGGAGGAAGCTGCCACTCAGATGGAAAGGAATGTTACTGCAGGGAATCCAAGAAGCATTGATTCTTTTTCAAGCTCCAGTATCAACGCTAGAGGTACAGATGTTGGCAAAATGGAAGGGCAATTGTTGCCAAAAGCAGATAGACTGTATTCTGAGCCCAAGATGATACCTGAGTCAAGCTATAAAAAGTCTCCATCCTCTTTCAAGGAGCCTCAGACTGGTCAAACAGGCACCCTGTCAGTCAAACAGAGAGGCAACATCTGGGAAGGGGTTTCAACGGGAATCTCTGTTGGTCTGGGAGACAAAAGGCTAAGCTATCCAGAGATGTCAGAAAGTAGCAGAGCGTTGGACAGTGGACTGGGGGTCAGGGAGTCCAGCATGAGCCTGGCTGAGCTTGGTGACTACAGCGAGGATGACgaagatgacatcacagatataACGTCAGGGATTTTTGCCGACTTTAACTTGGATTATGttgaggtggaggaggatgagCTGAGCCCATTAAAGAATCCAAAAAGAACTCCTGACTCTGTAGACACCATTATCCTGTCCTCATCCATGGCGAGCCCCTGTGACCAGGCCTTCAGCCCCGACCCTTTTAATACTCCCGTCCTACCTAAATCCCTGGACAGTGGCTACGACACTGAGAACAATGAATCCCCAGAGTTTATCTTCAAAGAGCTTGGAGATTCCCTCGGTGGTGAGAGGAGCCCAAGGCTTGGCGGAGAACCAGAAATGGTGCTTCAGATGGGTTTGGGCCAAGCAGTCTGCACTTCCACATGCATCTCAGAGCTACAGCTGAAGGGCCTGATTGATAAGAGCCCATACCGGGACTCAGCATATTTCTCCGACTATGATGCTGAGAATGAGAGAAGTCCCCATGATGAAGGCGATAAGGTCTACGCAGGTCCAACTGACCGGGCTGAGAAAATGAGTTCTGTGGGAGATGACGTTTTTTTTCCGAGGCAGTTCAACAATGAGGAACATTTGACATATTTGAGACACATCAAAACATCTGTTCTGGTAAATCTCTCAGAGGTTGACCCTAGTTCGCCCAATCCCCTTGCCACCCCTGGGCTGTCCATGCTGTCACCATTCCCCCCAGAGATGGGTGGTTGCCTGACCAAAGAGTCAGCCCCTGCTGATGATGATCTTGGGTTGGAACACTCTGGAGAGGAGCCCACCTCAGATCTAAGCTCCTCCATTGGGCCTGAAGCTTCCTCCACTGTCCAAGAGGCCTCTGGAAACCATGCGGAGGGGAACAGAAAGGAACAAGACTATTCTCCTGTCCAATCTTTGCATTCTGACTCCACCATAACCGACTACAGAGATGACGCCCATAAAGAAAACGATGGAtccacagaggaagaagagctgCCTGAGTTCAATCATGTCAAGGAGGAGACGGAGGTCAGAAGAGAGGGTGTGGGGATAAATGAGGAAGATTTTGAGGACATAGACGCAGGGGAATGTGACTCACAGGATAGTTTATGTGAGGAGTCTAATGGTGCAGCTGATCTTTCCACTTCCTCGTCACTGTTGGAACTGTGCGGGGAAGACGTGAGAGCTCCGCTGGAGGAGGCAGAGGGCGAAGATGACTCAGACGACAGTGAGTCCGATGAAGAGTTGAGGACATACAACATCCAAGATGAGGACAGTGAAGAAAGTGAGGAGGATTTTACTGCAGTGCCAGTGGTTGTTAGTGATTGCAGCAGGGCAAGACACCTCCGCAGCCTCCTGAAGATGCCAACCCTGCTTAGCAAGTCTTTCTGCGAAGAgttggagaggaagaaaaaagcagTGTCCTTTTTTGATGACGTCACAGTTTTTCTCTTTGACCAG GAGAGTCCCACAGGAGAACTGGCTGACTTCACATTCTCCACAGGAACAGAGGCCAGTGGAGAGGAAGTCTCAGAGGAGAAGAACTCTGACCAGCTGCAACCTGACCCTGAGGTTGAAGCTCAGTCCTTAGAAACCTCCTGTGCATCTCAAGAAACAGAGGCAAACAACTCAGGAGAGG GAGGAGGCTATGAATGGGAAGATGACCTCTCGCCTAAGTCCTCACCTGACACCATCCCTGAGACTGAGTCCTCACCATCACCCACCCCCAACAGTCCTGAGACTCCTAAACCAACAGCTGTAGCACTCAACAGATTTATGGTCTCACGATTCTCTATCACACATGTCTCTGACCCCCACTTGGGCTCAGCTGCAG GGAACAGTGAAGATGGTCCAAAAGATTGA